The window TGTTGTTTGGTTCCTAATTTCGTGACAAATTCTTGAAAACGTCCGtcggtgaactgggtgccgttgtcggtgataATGGCCAAGGGCACCCCGAACCGGGTgaggatgtttcttttgtagaagcGAAGCATGTTCAGGGATGTTATTTTGGCCAATGGTTCGGCTTcgatccatttggtgaaataattgACTGCGACTATTAGATACTTGTTCTGATTGCTCCCGGTCACAAACGGGCCGAGGAGATCCATGCCCCACCACGCGAACGGCCAAGGGGAAGACAAGGACTTAAGCTCGTTGGGGGGTGCAAGGTGCATGTCTGTGAAACGTTGGCAGTTGTCGCACTTCTTTATGTAttcctgtaacaccccacacatatatgtctagaataatatgcataaagtattaattaTGGTTCATAGACGACAAATACATAATATTCACAGCGGAATTAGAAGTACACAAATACATAAGctgaatgtatcatggccaaaatacaagtacatcataGGAGTACATGTCCAAAACATAAGAACTAGTAAGCACGATAAAGAACTAAGAGAAACATCCAAGCACCGCCaaaagatctaatccatctttcccttaccacgatcttgtctcgaaccacctggaaaaaaatataattggaatgggatgagattactaaatctcagtgagtccgcctatcctattagtccactcgggtctaaagggaacatacaaaaatgaacgaatccaccattgattcggggttattctTACTTCCGGTATAAATACGGAGAAAATAATCAATTCATCCTCCATTGGATGAATAATGCAAATATACAATTATATaagcaaccaagtatgcaaaacccgcatccatatacggggaatccagaaacgcattaatgcctcgactaggttataaaaacacaccctcgatgaatcacgcccatgcctattgtcaagagacttgtacaagcacaccgcaagatgattagacgggtccgcacaagcctaaatggccgcgagatgaccttggcctaattggcgtcattgtcccgttaaccatcttcacgcacatgtgttaacgccgagtacaatacgccatcttgacacatgggtccatcgggcgaaagcctagtgatgtagcctacatggcaccactagagatggtttacctgtcatgcgtaggcctacttggccgcacaacgccaccataccgagcacgcaagtgtgttaacgccgagtgggaaaatgcctcaagaccctcacaagcacactgcaacggtagctcaggtgtgagcccaagatcacatgatcggggttgtcccattgatcacaaagcccgggacataacgcaacctagcccccgacccgtttcgattcaagcatacgcacATATCAATCGCCAATCACACAGgcacacaatcccaattgtttaaccgaaacaacgggcatcAACAATATATTCATGTCTCATCACAATATAGCATTCACATGTAAACATAATGTAGCAATCAAGTGCAATGAGATTAATTCATTCTAATCTTGCataattcacatattaaaattagggttattaccattttaccccctgccatataggtcttttctggttttgccccctgtaatttattttttttgaaaaacaaccttgtcatttcaaaaagctaactttttagcccctaaagtcaaaattcgcaggaaaatctgcagtttcctgcggattttctttcggattttcctgcggattttgactttaagggctaaaaagttagctttttgaaatgacaaggttgtttttcaaaaaaaaaaattacaaggggcaaaaccagaaaagacctatttggcaggggggtaaaatggtattaacccttaaaattaccacatccatgatcatatatgacattagcatgtttaaataccaattaaacaagtctcacatgaCTAAGGAGACATTCGGTTCCCTTTACAGAACGAAACTGTTCTCAGGGGAAATAGCAACATTCAATTTCACTTGACGCGACACACTAAGTGgggttcaaatataattaaatctagcattctggtttggggaccaattttattagaaagtacacgtcgctagctttccaacgatataaagtttgcgcgaaacggacttacgacgcaaaagttacgaaagtttgctgatttttttcCCTCTGCGCctagggtaaccgattacccaaactcagtaaccgattactggcactaaaaacagtccaaaattgcatttttaacagagtaatcggttacccaaagacccgtaaccgaataccctgtagcagaatcaattttctgcgttttagaagctctaaaccagtcccaaacatCCCATGGTTGATCCCCTACACTTATAAAACAGTCCCAATGAAAttgcatcatacaaatacatttAAGAACATCAGCATGCAAGGATTATAGCAGAACAACATAGTTAGCATCATTGATTCATGATTTGCTCACAATCCCTAAACTCCAATTGAATCCCCACATGCAAAACCCCATGGTTGCTAACTAGGGACTCACCttagagatgaagaagatgatgatgaagctgTAACAAGATGGAGGTTATGGTAGAATCAAGGCTAGGACAGAATCTGCTGCATGCAAGTAGTGAGCTTTGGACCAAGTTGGAACTTTTCTCCTCCTCCTCTCTTTCCacacttcttttcttcttcttcctcacaaaAATTCTGTTTTGACCAATGAGAGAATGAGGGAACCAAACAAGTCCCAATTCTATTTAAGAGTGAAATTACCAATATACCCCTCTTATTGCCACTAATAGGTTTAGTTAGAACAATAGACCAATTAGTAGaaatatatatcatatttatccatctTCTTTTATACCAATCACATTAGTAGTAATAATGATTGAACAAATATGATatcgggtattacattctccccccccccttaaatagaattcgtcctcgaattcaaaaacttaccaaaacaagtgaggataggattcccgcatctctgactcaagctcccacgtagcttcctcaggacgcgTCTCATCCCATATCACTTTCACGATAGGTATCTCCTTACTCCGTAGGGACTTGTTAGCACGCTCTAAGATACGGTAAGGTCGAGGATCATAggaaagatctggttctacttcaacAAAATCCGGAAGAATAGGGTGAAAAGTATCGGGCACGAACTTTCGGAGctgagatacatgaaacacatcatgcagcccggatagtgaaggtgGTAATGCTAACTGATAAGCCACTACACCCACCCGGCTCATAATCTGATAtggtcccacgtatctcggactGAGCTTACGCGTTTTAAACGGTCCTCCCAACCTCAATCTCGGAGTGACCTTCAAATACACGTGATCACCAACTTCAAATTCTAGAGGTCTTCTCCGCTTGTCTGCATAATTCTTTTGTCGGTCTTGGGCTTTCTTAAGATTATCTTGGATCATTTTGACTTTCTCGGTAGTCTCCTGTATAATCTCTGGTCCAATAATACTCTTCTCCCCTACTTCGGCCCAACATAGTGGTGATCGACATTTTCTCCCGTATAGAGCCtcatagggagccatacccaaactagcatggtaactgttattatatGCGAACTCTACCAACAGCAAATGATCCTTCCAACTCCCAACTTCTTCTAAAATGCAGGCTCTCAACATGTCTTCTATCGTCTGgattgtcctctccgtctgccCATCGGATTGGGGATGGTTGGACGTACTCATATCTAGTCTAGTCCCTAATTCCTTatgaaacatcttccaaaatctcgaagtgaactTTAGATCACGATCGGACACTATACTAGATGGCACCCCATGCAACCGTACAATCTCCGCTATGAAAAGCCTTGCGAGATGAATCACCTTGTGAGCTGTCTTTACAGgtaaaaagtgagcagacttagtcaacctgtccactattacccatatagaaTCATACCCGCCTCGAGTACGAGGTAATCCCACAATGAAATCCATGGAGATAGAGTCCCATTTCCACGTTGGTATCTCCAGTGGTTGTAACATTCCTCCTGgcctctgatgttcaatcttaactTGTTGGCAAACGGAACATTGTGCTACATActctgcaatctccttcttcattcccggccaccaaaagtctttcttcaagtcttgatacattttggtcgatccaggatgaatagaaaatctactcttgtgcgcttcatcaagaatcaaacgcTTCAACTCAAAATCATTCGGTATGCACATTCTCTGTCTAAACAAGATTACTCCATCAGGTGCTCTTACGAAATCAGACATGCCTTCGCTCGCTTGCAATTTCTCACCATACCCCTGTGATATCCGAATTCTTTCTTGTAGCTCATTCTGGATGCTCAAGTTACTAATCAACACACCATTGGGCGTCCATTCAAACTGGAGGTTAAGATTTCGAAACTTCTCCAATAATTcatactctaacatcatcaactcCGCGACTCAAAATTCCCTCCTACTTAAGGCATCTGCCACTTtgttagcctttcctggatgatacttcaattcaaagtcataatctttaagatactccatccatctcctttgtcgcatattcaactccttctggtcgaagagatatctcaagcttttatgatcactgaacatgtCAAAGTGAACGCCATATAGGTAATGTCTCCACACTTTGAGTGCAAAAActattgcagcaagctcaaggtcgtgggtcgggtaattctcttcatgagatctcaactgccgagacgcataagctaccacctggccatcctgcatcaatactccgcctaaacctttcttagaagcgtCGCAGAACACTTCATAGGATCAGTTTGGGTCCGGAGTCACTAATACAGGTgcagtagtcaacttcttcttaagtttctgaaaactctGCTCACACTCGGAATTccattcaaaagcaacctcctttcGTGTAAGCTTTGTTAATGGTAAGGCTAACTTAGCAAACCCCATAATAAATCTCcggtaataacctgccaaacctagGAAGCTTCTGACTTCAGTCACACTCCTCGGTCGATCCCAATTCACCACcgcttctactttagaaggatctACTGCCACGCCTCCACCAGAGATGACGTGatcaagaaaacttacttcggatagccaaaattcacacttactgAACTTGGCATACAATTGTTTCTCTCGAAGCGTAGACAACACAATTCGCAAGTGCTCTTCGTGATCTTCGGGAGTACGGGAATACaccagaatgtcatcaatgaagatTACCACAAACTGGTCCAGATATGGTTGAAAGAttcgattcatgtaatccatgaaaactgccggagcattagtcataccaaatggcataactaaaaactcgtagtgaccatatcgagtcctgaatgcagtcttaggtacatctgagctcttcactcggatttgatggtatcctgacctaagatcaatcttcgagaacacactagctcctttcaactgatctaggaggtcatcaatccaTGGTAAtggatatttgttctttatggtaactttgttcagttgacgataatcgatgcacaagcgcatacttccatctttcttctttaccaaaagaacaggagctccccatggagaaacactgggttgGATAAAATGCTTAGCAAGAAGCTCTTTTTATTGGCTCTTCAGTTCTCTGAGTTtaataggagacatcctatatggagtgatAGAAACTGGGGCAGTTCCAGGAACAAGATCAAATGAGAATTccgcttccctttccggaggaagagaagtgatatcctcaggaaatACATCAGGAAATTTGCAAACCACAGGAATCTCACGTAACTCTACCCTTACAGTAGGTTTCTTAGAAAGAACTAGAAGAAAGGATCTCtcttgagaaaagagataattaaccgcGCTGATCGTACCTTTtatcaacttggtaattgcatcatcggaagaagtctcttctgcaggaatgaatatggccttctcCTTGCAACCAATATACACTGAAttaagagacaaccaatccattccTAGAATAACATCAAGCCTCTTGAGGGGTAAGCAAATTAGATCAATCGGGAAGTCACGACCATTAAAAGACACCGAACAACCCTTACAAATCAGTCTAGCTTCCACGGTATCATCCGTTGCTGAAGAAATAATCATAGGATTGGGTAATGGAGtaacttccaaaccaagtcggtAAACACACTCGGTAGAGATAAAAGAATGAGTAGCTCCACAATCGACTAAAACACATAAAGGTTGGTTgttaacataacacgtacccgcaatgagaTTGTTGTTTCCCTTGGCCTTTCTTGCATCAAGGGTGTACACACGACCTGTAGTCTTCTCAGGAGCTCTCTTCTTGGGGAAGAATCTAGATATGTGGCCTGGCTCGCCACACTCGTAACAAGTCACTGAAGAGTTGGTGCACTCCCCGGTGTGCTTCCTATTACACTTGCGACAATAAGACGGTTGAGCTGATTGGTCACCATAAACCTACTTCTTCTTTGATGGAGGATTACGGGGCCTCAAGTGTTGAGTAGATCTTCCTTGCTCTCTAAAATTAGTCctgttctggttcctctcttcttgAACCCTCTTCAAGCTGTTTTTAGCAACATAGCATTGCCTCAAACATTCAGCATAAGTAGTGAACTCTCTTTGGGAAACACTGTGAGCAATGTCGGCCCttaaacccatcatgaactgatcaatcttccatagttcatctgGTGCATAAACAGCTTGTCGGGAGTAATCAGCCAAGTCTTCGAACTTCTCTGCATATTATGAAACAGACATGTTGCCTTGCTTGAAGTTCTGGAATTCTTGCTCCTTCTGAGTCCTCACACTATTAGGGAAATACTTCTCCAAGAATGCCACTTTGAAGTGTTGCCAATCCTTAGGAATCTCTTATGTGGTGAAATAAATGGatgcagtgttccaccacctaagagccGGTCCCTTTATCTTCTGAGTAGCAAAGATCAACTTTTCTTCTTTAGTACACTGAATAGCTTGGAACACCCTTTCCATACTAGCTAACCAGTCATGGGCCAAAAGAGAGTCAAGTCCGCCAACAAACTCTGGAGGATCCATCCTGAAGAAGGCACGAAAGTCTGGTCCAGCTGCAGCTTGAGGAACGGGAACTTGAGTAGGAGGTTGTTGTCCCTGCATGCTTTGCATCATTTGAGCCATCATCTGATTTTGCTGCATCATCTGCTGCATCATCTGTTGCCAAGGCACACCTGCACTTCCGGTTGCTTGCTCGGGCTCCACGTTCCTagttctgggccttccgggacctctgcgttgctcaACCATCTCCCCGTCTGTCCTACGcatggaatcaagttgatcaggctcaatgccataaataagacataaggaatcatactgattatacacatatgaggcagaattgtactgcattatgatgcgtcttagcaaagtcgaggatcgacctgctctgataccaactgtaacaccccacacatatatgtctagaataatatgcataaagtattaattaTGGTTCATAGACGACAAATACATAATATTCGCAGCGGAATTAGAAGTACACAAATacataagccgaatgtatcatggccaaaatacaagtacatcataGGAGTATATGTCCAAAACATAAGAACTAGTGAGCACGATAAAGAACTAAGAGAAACATCCAAGCACCGCCaaaagatctaatccatctttcccttaccacgatcttgtctcgaaccacctgaaaaaaaaatataattggaatgggatgagattactaaatctcagtgagtccgcctatcctattagtccactcgggtctaaagggaacatacaaaattgaacgaatccaccattgattcggggttattcttacttccggtacaaatacggagaaaataatcaattcatcctccattggatgaataatgcaaatatacaattatataagcaaccaagtatgcaaaacccgcatccatatacagggaatccagaaacgcgttaatgcctcgactagtttataaaaacacaccctcgatgaatcacacccatgcctattgtcaagagacttgtacaagcacaccgcaagatgattagacgggtccgcacaagcctaaatggctgcgagatgaccttggcctaattggcgtcattgtcccattaaccatcttcatgcacatgtgttaacgccgagtacaatacgccatcttgacacatgggtccatcgggcgaaagcctagtgatgtagcctacatggcaccactagagatggtttacctatcatgcgtaggcctacttggccgcacaacgccaccataccgagcacgcaagtgtgttaacgccaagtgggaaaatgcctcaagaccctcacaagcacactgcaacggtagctcaggtgtgagcctaagatcacatgatcggggttgtcccattgatcacacagcccgggacataacgcaacctagcccccggaccgtttcgattcaagcatacacacatatcAATCGCCAATCACACAGgcacacaatcccaattgtttaaccgaaacaacgggcatcAACAATATATTCATGTCTCATCACAATATAGCATTCACATGTAAACATAATGTAGCAATtaagtgcaatgagattaattcattctaatcatgcataattcacatattaaaattaccacatccatgatcatatatgacattagcatgtttaaataccaattaaacaagtctcacatgaCTAAGGTGACATTCGGTTCCCTTTACGGAACGAAACTGTTCTCAGGGGAAATAGCAACATTCAATTTCACTCGACGCGACACACTAAGTGgggttcaaatataattaaatctagaattctggtttggggaccaattttattagaaagtacacgtcgctagctttccaacgatataaagtttgcgcgaaacggacttacgacgcaaaagttacgaatttccgaagtttgctgatttttttccctctgcgcccagggtaaccgattacccaaactcagtaaccgattactggcactaaaaacagtccaaaattgcatttttaacagagtaatcggttacccaaagacccgtaaccgaataccctgtagcagaatcaattttctacATTTTAGaagctctaaaccagtcccaaacatCCCATGGTTGATCCCCTATACTTATAAAACAGTCCCAACGAAAttgcatcatacaaatacatttAAGAACATCAGCATGCAAGGATTATAGCAGAACAACATAGTTAGCATCATTGATTCATGATTtgctcacaatccctaaaccccaattgaaTCCCCACATGCAAAACCCCATGGTTGCTAACTAGGGACTCACCttagagatgaagaagatgatgatgaagctgTAACAAGATGGAGGTTATGGTAGAATCAAGGCTAGGACAGAATCTGCTGCATGCAGGTAGTGAGCTTTGGACCAAGTTGGAACTTTTCTCCTCCTCCTCTCTTTCCacacttcttttcttcttcttcctcacaaaAATTCTGTTTTGACCAATGAGAGAATGAGGGAACCAAACAAGTCCCAATTCTATTTAAGAGTGAAATTACCAATATACCCCTCTTATTGCCACTAATAGGTTTAGTTAGAACAATAGACCAATTAGTAGaaatatatatcatatttatccatctTCTTTTATACCAATCACATTAGTAGTAATAATGATTGAACAAATATGATatcgggtattacattctccccccccttaaatagaattcgtcctcgaattcaaaaacttaccaaaacaagtgaggataggattcccgcatctctgactcaagctcccacgtagcttcctcagga of the Vicia villosa cultivar HV-30 ecotype Madison, WI unplaced genomic scaffold, Vvil1.0 ctg.002723F_1_1, whole genome shotgun sequence genome contains:
- the LOC131639638 gene encoding uncharacterized mitochondrial protein AtMg00860-like, giving the protein MDYMNRIFQPYLDQFVVIFIDDILVYSRTPEDHEEHLRIVLSTLREKQLYAKFSKCEFWLSEVSFLDHVISGGGVAVDPSKVEAVVNWDRPRSVTEVRSFLGLAGYYRRFIMGFAKLALPLTKLTRKEVAFEWNSECEQSFQKLKKKLTTAPVLVTPDPN